One Bacillota bacterium genomic window, GCTCGAACTCGCTGCCGGGGATCGGCTCCGGACGCGGCCGGCCGCTCCGGTCCGGGGCGCCGAGCCGCATGCGCACCAGCCGCGCCGCGCGCACACGGGCGTCCTCGTCGCCCAGGAAGGCGACGGGATTGACCAGATACTCGAACTGGACCCCTTCCGCCTCGGCGTGTTCGATCTCCACCGGCCGCGACGGGCTCTCCGCCTGGGTCCGCCGGTAGACGACCCGGACCTCCTCGGCGCCCAGGCGAAGCGCCGTCCGCGCCGCGTCCATGGCCGTGTTGCCGGCGCCCACCACCAGCACCCGCCGCCCCACCCGCGGCGGCTCCAGCCCCGAGGCGGGATCCAGCGCCAGCTTCGCCTGGTGCAGGAAGGCCTGCGCCGTCCAGACGCCCGCCAGGTCCTCACCCGGCACCTCCAGCCGGCGGGCGACCTGGGCGCCCACACCGAGGAAGACGGCGTCGACCTCGCTCTCCAGCTCTTCCAGCGAGAGATCCCGCCCGACGGCGACACCGAAGCGGAATGCCACGCCCTCGCCGCGCAGGCGCGCCACCTCGGCCTCCACCGTGCCCATGGGCAGGACGAACTGCGGGATCCCGTCGGCCAGGAGCCCTCCCGCGCGTTCCTGCGCCTCGTACACCGTCACCTGGAAGCCTTCCCGCACCAGGAAGTGGGCCGCCGCCAGCCCGGCGGGCCCCGCCCCGATCACCGCGACGCGGCGCTCCTCCGCGGCCGCCGCCCCGGCTTCCGTCTCTGGCGTCGCCGGCCGGCCCTGCCGCTCGGCGCGGAGGGCCTCGAACTCATCCCTGTGCCGCAACGCGTAATCGGCGATGAACCTCTCGATGGCGCCGATGCGCACCCCTTCGCCCCGGGCGTTGAGCACGCACCAGCCTTCGCACTGGTTCTCCCAGGCGCAGACGCGCCCCGTGCAGGAGGGGAGGGCGTTCCGGTTGTAGTCCAGCAGTGCGGCCTCCAGGAAGCGACCTTCCTGGACCAGCGCGATGAAGTCCGGGATGGGGTTGTGGTTGGGGCATCCGTCGATGCACAGAGGGTTGAGGCACTGAATGCAGCGATATGCTTCGTCCATTACTTCTTTTTCGTCGTAACCGAGCGCTACCTCGTCGAAACTCCTCTTGCTGACCTCTGCAGGCAAGCTGCGCATGGGGGTGCGGATCCAGCGACTTTCGCCCACGATTCGCCCTCCCTCCCCGCCGCCCGCACCTTAGCATCGGGTGCAGGAAGGGTCGATCACCCGACCGGGCTACGTCGACAACCCGCCTTCCCTCCCGGTGCGTACCCCCACCCCGCGCACCCCGCGCTCGAGCAAGAGGAAAGCGCCGATCGCGATGAGCAGGTCGCCGGGGCTGAAGATGGGCG contains:
- a CDS encoding FAD-dependent oxidoreductase, giving the protein MRSLPAEVSKRSFDEVALGYDEKEVMDEAYRCIQCLNPLCIDGCPNHNPIPDFIALVQEGRFLEAALLDYNRNALPSCTGRVCAWENQCEGWCVLNARGEGVRIGAIERFIADYALRHRDEFEALRAERQGRPATPETEAGAAAAEERRVAVIGAGPAGLAAAHFLVREGFQVTVYEAQERAGGLLADGIPQFVLPMGTVEAEVARLRGEGVAFRFGVAVGRDLSLEELESEVDAVFLGVGAQVARRLEVPGEDLAGVWTAQAFLHQAKLALDPASGLEPPRVGRRVLVVGAGNTAMDAARTALRLGAEEVRVVYRRTQAESPSRPVEIEHAEAEGVQFEYLVNPVAFLGDEDARVRAARLVRMRLGAPDRSGRPRPEPIPGSEFEQPCETVILAVGYEVAGLALGDPRLVDAHGRILVDDTGQTPVTGIFAGGDAVQGPATVVEAVRDGRLAARAIAEWLKESRHSLRKAVRT